The genomic window AGCGCTCGGAGAGCTGCATACCCGATCGCTCTGCCAGTGTGCGGGCTTCCTGTAGTGATATGCGATCAGGATCGTAGTGGATGCACAGTGTTCCTGGCGCGTCCGTATCGCGCTCAAGCACATGCGCAGCATCGACACCGGCGCGCGCTTTAAGAGCGTCTACAAGACGTTCTACACATTTATCCCGATCGTTCTGGATATCGGGTAAAAGAATCGTTAATTCCGCTAAGGTCTTTTCGGTCATTATCCCGCTGCCTCGTTTCTTGTCTTTG from Rhodothermales bacterium includes these protein-coding regions:
- a CDS encoding heavy metal translocating P-type ATPase, whose amino-acid sequence is MTEKTLAELTILLPDIQNDRDKCVERLVDALKARAGVDAAHVLERDTDAPGTLCIHYDPDRISLQEARTLAERSGMQLSERYGHLLAEVEPMQPRQARRLSDKLMRQSGILEAHVSADGAVRIEFDRDVLDEAQARDVFR